In one window of Candidatus Avedoeria danica DNA:
- a CDS encoding potassium transporter TrkA has product MPNTSWSERLRYRFDNFMARGTPAMVGGLGLISLGVIFVAAALLVGLGIRPGGEDHPLGFIEAAWQSLMRTLDSGTMGGDAGWGFRIVMLLVTLGGVFIISALIGVLSAGIDARIEALRQGRSRVVEAGHILVLGWSPKIFAVLNELATANANVRRPCVVILGAEDKVVMESEVRERGQTGRLRIVCRHGNPLDPNDLRIGSPETARSIIVLPAESVHGDIHTVKALLALAQIKGDHGKAWNVVAAVRDAANLDAARLASGAWAHIVLVDNLIARITAQTCRQSGLSIVTQELLDFDGDEIYFAPPGAAGAVTYGEALQNCVGGTGIGIRDAGGAIRLNPSGATAVGPGDRLIVIAADDDKVGFKDASADVVDPTVVATTKPTGVDAERTLVLGWNRRGDQLIAELDNYVTRGSTVHVVAQLDGRGMPAASGHTNLSLSVDPGNPCDRATLEMLDVPGYDHVIVLAGEGHDDHHVTDAQTLITLLHLRDIADRSGRDLAVVSEMLDVRNRDLAVATRADDFIVSDRLVSLLMVQIAENPELEAVFQDLFDPDGAEIYLKPASDYVVLGTPLTFHSVIESALRKGETAIGYRRATHAGDPMRAHGVVVNPVKSERLTFEAADRLIVLAET; this is encoded by the coding sequence ATGCCGAACACCTCGTGGTCCGAGCGACTGCGCTATCGGTTCGACAACTTCATGGCGCGGGGAACGCCGGCCATGGTCGGAGGGCTTGGTCTGATCAGCCTCGGCGTGATCTTCGTGGCGGCCGCCCTCCTGGTGGGGCTCGGGATCCGGCCCGGAGGCGAGGATCACCCGCTTGGGTTCATCGAGGCGGCGTGGCAGAGCCTGATGCGCACACTCGACTCGGGCACGATGGGCGGCGATGCAGGCTGGGGCTTCCGTATCGTCATGCTGTTGGTCACGCTCGGCGGGGTGTTCATCATCAGTGCGTTGATCGGCGTGCTGTCGGCCGGGATCGATGCCCGGATCGAGGCTTTGCGACAAGGACGGTCGCGCGTCGTCGAAGCCGGCCACATCTTGGTGCTCGGCTGGTCGCCCAAGATTTTTGCGGTCCTGAACGAGCTTGCGACGGCCAACGCCAACGTTCGGCGGCCATGCGTTGTCATCCTCGGCGCCGAGGACAAGGTGGTGATGGAGTCCGAAGTGCGCGAGCGCGGGCAGACGGGCCGACTGCGCATCGTGTGTCGTCACGGCAATCCGTTGGATCCGAACGACCTGCGCATCGGCAGTCCGGAAACGGCGCGCTCGATCATCGTGCTGCCGGCCGAGAGCGTGCACGGTGACATCCACACCGTCAAAGCCCTGTTGGCGCTGGCACAGATCAAGGGCGATCACGGCAAAGCGTGGAACGTCGTGGCCGCCGTGCGCGATGCGGCCAACCTTGACGCGGCCCGCCTTGCGTCCGGCGCGTGGGCGCACATCGTCCTCGTCGACAACCTGATCGCCCGGATCACGGCGCAAACGTGCCGCCAGAGCGGCCTGTCGATCGTGACGCAGGAGCTGCTCGACTTCGACGGCGACGAGATCTATTTCGCGCCGCCGGGCGCGGCGGGGGCGGTCACTTATGGCGAAGCGCTGCAGAACTGCGTCGGCGGAACGGGCATCGGGATCCGCGATGCGGGCGGCGCGATTCGACTCAACCCCTCGGGCGCGACCGCCGTCGGGCCGGGCGATCGGCTGATCGTCATCGCCGCCGACGATGACAAGGTGGGGTTCAAGGACGCCTCCGCAGACGTGGTCGATCCCACCGTGGTTGCCACAACGAAGCCAACCGGCGTCGATGCCGAGCGCACGCTCGTCCTCGGCTGGAATCGCCGCGGTGACCAGCTGATCGCGGAGCTGGACAACTACGTGACGCGAGGCTCGACCGTCCACGTCGTGGCCCAACTGGACGGCCGTGGCATGCCGGCGGCAAGCGGTCACACCAACCTGTCGCTGTCGGTGGATCCAGGCAACCCGTGCGATCGAGCGACGCTCGAGATGCTCGACGTGCCAGGCTACGATCACGTCATCGTGCTGGCGGGCGAGGGGCACGACGACCACCACGTAACCGATGCGCAGACGCTTATCACCCTGCTCCACCTGCGCGACATCGCCGACCGCAGCGGCCGTGATCTCGCCGTCGTCTCCGAAATGCTCGACGTCCGCAACCGCGACCTTGCGGTCGCCACACGCGCCGATGACTTCATCGTCAGCGACCGACTCGTCAGCCTGCTGATGGTGCAAATTGCCGAGAACCCGGAGCTGGAGGCGGTGTTTCAGGACCTGTTCGACCCGGATGGCGCCGAGATCTACCTCAAGCCGGCGAGCGACTACGTGGTGCTCGGCACCCCGCTCACGTTCCACTCGGTGATCGAGAGCGCGCTTCGGAAGGGCGAAACGGCCATCGGCTACCGGCGCGCCACGCACGCCGGCGACCCCATGCGCGCGCACGGTGTGGTGGTCAACCCGGTCAAGTCGGAGCGTTTGACCTTCGAGGCGGCCGATCGTCTGATCGTACTGGCCGAGACGTAG
- the mvk gene encoding mevalonate kinase, with product MPPLARATAPAKVILLGEHAVVYGHPALAAPVTTVGVEATVWPGDGAALCITSRWPDGQADVDVARAGDEAPMAVAVRATLARLKVADLPSWRIALQSTVPPGRGMGSSAAMAVALVRAVAGAAGAALDDAAVSELALESERIVHGRPSGIDNACIAFGRPIWFEAGAFRHAPVGRTLGLVVADSGRFSSTRAMVEAVRAARTADPAGIDGVLSELGDLTVRGAAALAEGDGAALGQAMTTAHDGLRRLGVSTPDLDRLAEAAAQAGAFGAKLAGSGGGGVIVAVCPPHEATRIAAACRGAGAPWTCEARLEADDPAATALDGG from the coding sequence ATGCCCCCCCTCGCCCGCGCCACCGCCCCCGCCAAGGTCATCCTCCTCGGCGAGCACGCCGTCGTGTACGGCCACCCCGCGCTCGCCGCGCCGGTCACGACCGTCGGCGTCGAGGCGACGGTGTGGCCGGGCGACGGCGCGGCGCTGTGTATCACCTCGCGCTGGCCGGACGGCCAGGCGGACGTCGACGTGGCGCGGGCCGGCGACGAGGCGCCGATGGCCGTGGCCGTTCGGGCGACGCTCGCCCGCCTGAAGGTTGCGGACCTGCCGAGCTGGCGAATCGCGCTGCAGAGCACCGTCCCGCCGGGGCGCGGCATGGGATCGAGCGCGGCCATGGCGGTGGCGCTCGTCCGCGCCGTCGCCGGAGCCGCCGGGGCCGCGCTGGACGACGCGGCGGTGTCCGAGCTGGCGCTGGAGAGCGAGCGGATCGTCCACGGTCGGCCGAGCGGGATCGACAATGCCTGCATCGCGTTCGGACGGCCGATCTGGTTCGAGGCCGGCGCCTTCCGGCACGCGCCGGTCGGGCGGACGCTCGGGCTCGTCGTGGCCGACAGCGGCCGCTTCAGCAGCACGCGCGCGATGGTCGAGGCAGTGCGCGCCGCACGAACGGCCGACCCGGCGGGCATCGACGGCGTGTTGTCGGAGTTGGGCGATCTGACCGTCCGCGGCGCCGCTGCGCTGGCCGAAGGCGATGGCGCAGCGCTCGGCCAGGCGATGACCACGGCGCACGATGGCCTCCGGCGACTGGGCGTCTCGACGCCGGACCTCGACCGATTGGCCGAAGCCGCAGCACAGGCCGGGGCGTTCGGCGCGAAGCTGGCGGGCAGCGGAGGCGGCGGCGTGATCGTGGCCGTCTGTCCGCCGCACGAGGCGACGCGCATCGCCGCGGCTTGCCGGGGTGCCGGCGCGCCGTGGACGTGTGAGGCGCGGCTTGAGGCGGATGATCCTGCAGCGACGGCGCTGGACGGCGGATGA